In a single window of the Phaeobacter sp. G2 genome:
- a CDS encoding helix-turn-helix transcriptional regulator, with product MGAKRKLDYDCPIRDVLDRVGDAWTVLTILELSKGPCRFNALKRVIDGISQRMLAVTLRNLERDGLVIRRVLPSAPPHVEYSLTARGLSLHQAIGALNEWAVDHQPGIRADRLRYDQRPALV from the coding sequence ATGGGAGCAAAGCGCAAACTCGACTATGACTGTCCGATCCGAGACGTGCTGGACCGGGTCGGCGATGCATGGACCGTTCTGACCATTTTGGAGCTTTCCAAAGGTCCCTGCCGTTTTAATGCTTTGAAGCGGGTGATCGACGGTATTTCGCAACGCATGCTGGCAGTGACCCTGCGAAATCTGGAACGTGACGGGCTGGTCATCCGCAGGGTTCTGCCCTCTGCCCCGCCACATGTGGAATATAGCCTCACCGCGCGCGGGCTGTCTTTGCACCAGGCGATAGGGGCGCTGAATGAATGGGCCGTGGATCATCAACCTGGTATACGCGCCGACCGGCTCCGCTATGACCAGCGCCCTGCCCTTGTTTAG
- a CDS encoding aminopeptidase P family protein, with product MTARPDMYRFHNGEKAPLQFAVSEYEARIAGLRKIMTDKGVSAAVFTSMHNISYYSGFTYCAFGRPYGLVVTATEAVTVSAGIDAGQPWRRSFCDNITYTDWQRDNFWRAIKSVSGDGSVVGYESDHLTLLQKGKLESYLSPSKLVDLYEPTMVQRMGKSDAELEMIRAGAAVADVGGFAIRDAIKEGAREIDVAMAGRDAMELEIAKRFPDAEYRDSWVWFQSGINTDGAHNPVTGRRLQRGDILSLNTFPMISGYYTALERTLFLGDVDAESLKIWEANVAAHEYGISLLKPGASCAEITNQINAFFEERDLLQYRTFGYGHSFGVLSHYYGREAGLELREDIDTVLEPGMVISMEPMLTLAAGQPGAGGYREHDILIIHEEGNENITKYPYGPGFNVVG from the coding sequence ATGACTGCACGTCCTGACATGTATCGTTTTCACAATGGTGAAAAAGCCCCGCTGCAATTTGCGGTCTCTGAGTATGAGGCGCGCATCGCCGGCCTGCGTAAAATCATGACCGACAAGGGGGTGAGCGCGGCCGTTTTCACCTCGATGCATAATATCTCTTACTATTCCGGCTTTACCTACTGCGCCTTTGGCCGCCCCTATGGGCTGGTTGTGACGGCGACCGAGGCCGTAACCGTCTCGGCGGGTATTGACGCGGGCCAGCCCTGGCGCCGGTCGTTCTGCGACAATATCACCTATACCGACTGGCAGCGCGACAATTTCTGGCGGGCGATCAAATCGGTCTCGGGTGATGGAAGCGTTGTAGGCTATGAGAGCGACCACCTGACCCTGCTGCAAAAGGGCAAGCTGGAAAGCTACCTGAGCCCGTCGAAGTTGGTGGATCTTTATGAACCCACCATGGTGCAGCGCATGGGCAAATCCGATGCAGAGCTGGAGATGATCCGTGCGGGTGCAGCCGTGGCAGATGTGGGCGGTTTTGCCATTCGGGATGCGATCAAGGAAGGCGCGCGCGAGATTGATGTGGCCATGGCCGGGCGGGACGCGATGGAGCTGGAGATTGCCAAGCGGTTTCCCGATGCGGAATATCGCGACAGCTGGGTCTGGTTCCAGTCGGGGATCAATACTGATGGCGCGCATAATCCGGTGACAGGGCGCAGATTGCAGCGCGGTGATATCCTGTCGCTGAATACCTTTCCGATGATTTCCGGCTATTACACAGCGCTGGAACGTACCCTGTTTTTGGGCGACGTGGATGCCGAGAGCCTGAAAATCTGGGAGGCCAATGTGGCGGCCCATGAATATGGCATTTCACTGCTGAAACCCGGGGCCAGCTGTGCCGAGATCACCAATCAGATCAACGCCTTCTTTGAAGAGCGCGACCTGCTGCAATATCGCACCTTTGGCTATGGCCATTCCTTTGGGGTGCTGTCGCATTACTACGGGCGTGAAGCCGGGCTGGAGCTGCGTGAAGACATCGACACGGTGCTGGAGCCCGGGATGGTGATTTCGATGGAGCCGATGCTGACCCTGGCCGCAGGGCAGCCCGGCGCCGGTGGCTACCGTGAGCATGATATTTTGATTATCCATGAGGAGGGCAATGAAAATATCACCAAATATCCCTATGGGCCTGGGTTCAACGTTGTTGGCTGA
- a CDS encoding Hsp20 family protein → MRRFDFAPLNRATIGFDQIADLMDRALSNDVGQPSYPPYNIEKTAADSYRISIAVAGFSGEDLTVEVKENALVVSAGKADEAEGRSFLHRGIATRAFERQFTLADHVRVTGASHADGMLHIDLHREVPEALKPRRIEISSTGPQRTAIESDAQPIN, encoded by the coding sequence ATGCGTAGATTTGACTTTGCACCACTCAACCGTGCAACTATTGGTTTTGACCAGATCGCTGATCTGATGGACCGCGCCCTGAGCAATGACGTCGGTCAGCCCAGCTACCCCCCTTACAATATCGAAAAAACCGCTGCTGACAGCTATCGGATTTCCATCGCGGTCGCAGGGTTCAGCGGAGAAGACCTGACCGTTGAGGTCAAGGAAAACGCTCTGGTGGTTTCTGCCGGAAAGGCGGATGAGGCCGAGGGCCGCAGCTTTTTGCACCGGGGCATCGCCACCCGTGCCTTTGAGCGCCAGTTTACCCTCGCGGATCACGTCCGGGTCACCGGCGCCAGCCACGCTGATGGCATGCTGCATATCGATCTGCACCGCGAGGTGCCCGAAGCGCTAAAGCCACGCCGGATTGAGATCAGCTCGACCGGGCCGCAGCGGACCGCGATTGAGTCTGACGCGCAGCCGATCAACTAA
- the pssA gene encoding CDP-diacylglycerol--serine O-phosphatidyltransferase gives MDEPHDKRLTEFALIQLLPNIMTVGAICAGLSAIRFGVQGNYVLAVQLILLAALLDGLDGRLARALGSDSKMGAELDSLADFLNFGVAAPLVIYFWALQDMSNAGWISVLVFSVCCVVRLARFNVATKSEEVSDVASGYFVGIPSPAGALLAMLPMFISFAFDAGTGFPKLLICLHMVVIGLLMISRIPTWSPKLVRISRENVKYFLVACAFAGAAVLTYAWTTMVVLCLSYVVLVIWGLLKRSSPE, from the coding sequence ATGGATGAACCCCACGACAAAAGACTGACCGAGTTTGCGCTGATCCAGCTCTTGCCCAATATCATGACGGTTGGCGCAATCTGCGCCGGGCTTTCGGCTATCCGTTTTGGGGTGCAGGGCAACTATGTGCTGGCGGTACAGCTGATACTCCTGGCGGCGCTTCTGGACGGGCTGGACGGGCGCCTTGCACGGGCCCTGGGCAGCGACAGCAAGATGGGCGCCGAGCTGGATTCGCTGGCGGATTTCCTCAACTTTGGTGTTGCCGCGCCGCTGGTGATCTATTTCTGGGCGCTTCAGGACATGAGCAATGCTGGCTGGATCTCGGTCCTGGTGTTTTCTGTCTGCTGCGTGGTGCGGCTGGCCAGGTTCAATGTCGCCACTAAATCCGAAGAGGTCAGCGACGTGGCCAGTGGATATTTTGTTGGCATCCCTTCGCCCGCCGGGGCGCTACTGGCGATGCTGCCCATGTTCATTTCTTTTGCCTTTGATGCGGGAACCGGATTCCCCAAGCTGCTGATCTGTTTGCATATGGTGGTCATTGGGTTGTTGATGATCAGCCGCATTCCTACCTGGTCGCCCAAGCTGGTACGCATCTCACGCGAGAACGTGAAGTATTTTCTTGTTGCCTGCGCCTTTGCCGGTGCTGCTGTATTGACCTACGCCTGGACGACAATGGTTGTTCTCTGTCTCAGCTATGTTGTGCTGGTGATCTGGGGATTGCTGAAACGATCCTCGCCGGAATAA
- a CDS encoding globin domain protein — protein sequence MEGNDVKEMQSSFSLIYARKAELAERFYVHLFELLPEVEPLFGGDFAKQKEMFSAMLTYCLKGVANNQSMTHARDSLSLTHGRYNLGRQETALAGKAVMAALEDVLGNDLTREQVSVWDQAIAGVMDLLHAEPEPEPDAERQP from the coding sequence ATGGAGGGGAATGACGTCAAAGAGATGCAGTCCAGTTTTTCCTTGATCTACGCGAGAAAGGCAGAACTGGCGGAGCGGTTTTACGTCCACCTTTTTGAGCTTTTGCCTGAAGTGGAACCCCTGTTCGGCGGTGACTTTGCCAAACAGAAGGAAATGTTTTCTGCCATGTTGACCTATTGCCTCAAAGGAGTGGCCAACAACCAGAGCATGACCCATGCGCGCGACAGCCTGTCGTTGACCCACGGGCGCTACAACCTTGGCCGCCAGGAAACGGCTTTGGCTGGTAAAGCTGTGATGGCGGCGTTGGAGGATGTCCTGGGCAATGATCTTACGCGAGAACAGGTCAGTGTTTGGGACCAAGCCATTGCCGGGGTCATGGATCTACTTCATGCAGAACCAGAACCAGAACCCGATGCTGAGCGCCAACCCTGA
- a CDS encoding NAD-dependent succinate-semialdehyde dehydrogenase, whose product MLQTTTALKTLLSDPTLLETRAYIGGAFVDGEGTFDVTNPARGDVIAQVADVSRAQVAGAIAQADAAQKEWAKWTGKERASVLRKWYDLMMANQEDLAVILTAEMGKPLAEARGEIAYGASFIEFFSEEAKRIYGETIPGHQRDKRITVLKQPIGVAASITPWNFPNAMITRKAGPALAAGCAFVARPAELTPLSATALGVLADRAGIPAGVFNVVPSSNASEIGKEFCENNTVRKLTFTGSTEVGRILMRQAADTVTKCSMELGGNAPFIVFDDADLDAAVEGAIMCKFRNNGQTCVCANRIYVQAGVYDQFAAKLKEAVAKMKVGDGMENGTVFGPLINAKAVTKVQDHIADATAKGAEVILGGTPSDLGGTFFQPTIVTGATRKMAFATDETFGPLAPLFKFESEDDVIEMANDTIFGLASYFYAKDLSRVYKVAEALEYGIVGVNTGLISTEVAPFGGVKQSGLGREGSHHGIEDYLEMKYICMSV is encoded by the coding sequence ATGCTACAAACAACCACCGCGCTGAAGACTCTGTTGAGCGACCCAACCCTGTTGGAAACCCGCGCCTATATCGGCGGGGCGTTCGTCGATGGTGAGGGCACGTTCGATGTGACCAACCCGGCGCGCGGCGATGTGATTGCCCAGGTTGCCGATGTCAGCCGCGCCCAGGTCGCCGGAGCCATCGCCCAGGCCGATGCTGCGCAAAAAGAATGGGCGAAATGGACCGGCAAAGAACGCGCATCTGTGCTGCGTAAATGGTATGATCTGATGATGGCCAATCAGGAAGATCTGGCGGTGATCCTGACAGCCGAAATGGGTAAACCGCTGGCCGAAGCCCGCGGCGAGATCGCCTATGGTGCATCCTTCATTGAATTCTTTTCCGAAGAAGCCAAACGCATCTATGGCGAGACTATTCCTGGCCACCAGCGCGACAAGCGCATCACCGTTCTGAAACAACCTATTGGTGTTGCCGCCTCCATTACGCCCTGGAACTTTCCCAATGCAATGATCACCCGCAAGGCCGGCCCGGCACTGGCAGCAGGCTGCGCCTTTGTCGCCCGCCCGGCGGAACTCACCCCGCTCTCGGCCACTGCGCTGGGTGTCCTGGCGGACCGCGCTGGCATTCCTGCCGGCGTGTTCAACGTTGTGCCCTCCTCCAATGCCTCCGAAATCGGCAAGGAGTTCTGTGAAAACAACACGGTGCGCAAACTCACCTTCACCGGCTCCACCGAAGTGGGTCGCATCCTGATGCGCCAGGCTGCTGACACAGTGACAAAGTGCTCGATGGAGCTGGGTGGTAACGCCCCGTTCATCGTCTTTGACGACGCCGATCTGGATGCCGCCGTAGAAGGCGCGATCATGTGCAAGTTCCGCAACAATGGTCAGACCTGTGTCTGCGCCAACCGGATCTATGTGCAGGCCGGGGTCTATGATCAATTTGCCGCCAAGCTGAAGGAAGCCGTTGCCAAAATGAAGGTCGGCGATGGCATGGAAAATGGCACCGTGTTTGGCCCGCTGATCAACGCCAAGGCAGTGACCAAAGTGCAGGACCATATTGCAGATGCGACCGCCAAAGGGGCCGAGGTCATTCTAGGTGGCACCCCATCCGATCTGGGCGGAACCTTCTTTCAACCGACCATTGTCACCGGGGCAACCCGCAAGATGGCCTTTGCCACCGATGAAACCTTTGGACCATTGGCACCTTTGTTCAAGTTTGAGAGCGAAGACGACGTCATTGAGATGGCCAATGACACCATCTTTGGCCTTGCGTCGTATTTCTATGCCAAAGATTTGAGCCGCGTTTACAAGGTCGCTGAGGCCCTGGAATATGGCATCGTTGGCGTCAACACGGGTCTTATTTCCACCGAAGTGGCCCCCTTTGGCGGCGTCAAACAATCCGGCCTGGGCCGCGAAGGTAGCCACCACGGCATCGAAGACTATCTGGAAATGAAATACATCTGCATGTCAGTGTGA
- a CDS encoding DUF1523 family protein, with amino-acid sequence MAYIKWGFLITVWSVFAAFLHYTLPQYDVVRIVSTYEERQELDNWKRIFWSTPDNPTQAAITRDVQFIQSFRANGDAIVYRNEDTGWHWPPYFKFDTANLYTEANDAISTKDDPEWVVVLHYGWRSVFLSTFPNAISITPVSGPDDKPLNWFNIIFLTLLAALFWAIYVRWRRFRRDRIDPVLEDVEDGFYAAGDAISERRGRLRRWFSSLKG; translated from the coding sequence ATGGCCTATATCAAATGGGGATTTTTGATCACGGTTTGGTCTGTTTTTGCAGCCTTCCTGCATTATACCCTGCCGCAATACGATGTGGTGCGGATCGTCAGCACCTATGAGGAGCGCCAGGAGCTGGACAATTGGAAGCGGATCTTCTGGTCGACCCCGGACAATCCGACACAGGCGGCGATCACGCGGGATGTGCAATTCATTCAGTCCTTCCGCGCCAATGGTGATGCGATCGTTTACCGCAACGAGGACACTGGCTGGCATTGGCCGCCCTATTTCAAGTTTGATACCGCCAATCTTTATACCGAAGCCAATGACGCGATCTCGACCAAGGATGACCCGGAATGGGTTGTGGTTCTGCACTACGGCTGGCGCAGTGTGTTCTTGTCCACCTTTCCCAATGCGATCTCAATCACGCCGGTGTCCGGTCCTGATGACAAGCCGCTCAATTGGTTCAATATCATCTTCCTGACCCTGCTGGCGGCGCTGTTTTGGGCTATCTATGTGCGCTGGCGCCGGTTTCGCCGCGATCGGATTGATCCGGTGCTGGAGGATGTCGAAGACGGGTTTTATGCGGCGGGAGACGCCATTTCGGAACGGCGCGGGCGGCTGCGGCGGTGGTTTTCCAGCCTCAAGGGATGA
- a CDS encoding TetR/AcrR family transcriptional regulator, with the protein MSSAQHTQSELLRAARRHFAERGYQGASLARISSESGVSKQALLHHFKTKDQLYRAVLDQLNQELVQLLFAVMEETEQAELQIERVFVALSGFFLKQRSAPALLIGVLIDGPGQAAVADDLRPPVQDFLEPLAALIQATERWRDAGFAAALSIAMELLGVVCLLPAARCNLSYRFGKDPVDQGAGLAPAHTRDLVRSVVRR; encoded by the coding sequence ATGTCATCTGCACAGCACACACAAAGCGAGCTGTTGCGCGCCGCCAGACGCCACTTTGCTGAACGGGGGTATCAAGGCGCCAGCCTGGCCCGGATCTCCTCGGAGTCGGGGGTTTCCAAACAGGCCTTGCTGCATCATTTCAAAACCAAGGATCAGCTCTATCGCGCGGTTCTGGATCAGTTGAACCAAGAGCTGGTGCAGCTGCTTTTTGCCGTGATGGAAGAGACAGAACAGGCTGAACTGCAGATTGAGAGGGTCTTTGTGGCCCTGTCAGGGTTCTTCCTGAAGCAGCGCTCAGCCCCGGCTTTGCTGATAGGGGTTTTGATTGATGGACCGGGCCAGGCCGCAGTTGCGGATGACCTGCGCCCGCCGGTGCAGGATTTTTTGGAGCCGCTGGCAGCTTTGATCCAGGCCACAGAGCGCTGGCGGGACGCGGGCTTTGCTGCGGCACTTTCGATTGCCATGGAACTATTGGGGGTTGTCTGCCTGTTGCCTGCGGCGCGGTGCAACCTGTCATATCGTTTTGGTAAGGATCCAGTGGACCAAGGCGCAGGCCTTGCCCCCGCCCATACGCGCGATCTGGTTCGAAGCGTGGTAAGGCGATGA
- a CDS encoding FAD-binding protein translates to MYNPQDEAELAEVIAEAPAPFCIEGGGTRGFGGAGEVLSTSGLTGIEVYEPGSLTLVAKAGTPVAEIEQILAAEGQRMAFEPMDMRGVLGTSGVATIGGVFATNSSGPRRIQGGAARDYLLGVRFVDGSGQVIKNGGRVMKNVTGYDLVKLMAGAHGTLGVLSELSLKVLPNPEAVVTVSVAVADLTVAVRAMSAALGSPYDVSGAAYDPDTGLVHVRLEGFARSVTYRQEKLATELAGFGTVATDPGSEVLWQGIRDVAGFHGRVGDVWRISVRPSDAPLLAPMLEAEALQFDWGGGLIWALCDAGADLRARMAQAGVAGHATLVRGSAETMTRLGRFQPQVAPLEAIAKGLRQRFDPKGLLNPGVMG, encoded by the coding sequence ATGTATAATCCGCAGGATGAGGCTGAACTGGCTGAAGTGATTGCCGAGGCGCCCGCCCCCTTTTGTATAGAAGGCGGCGGTACGCGTGGTTTTGGCGGGGCGGGGGAGGTGCTGAGCACGTCTGGACTGACGGGCATTGAAGTTTATGAGCCCGGATCCCTTACCCTGGTGGCCAAGGCGGGAACGCCTGTGGCGGAAATCGAACAGATTTTGGCCGCAGAAGGGCAGCGTATGGCCTTTGAACCAATGGATATGCGTGGGGTGTTGGGCACCAGTGGCGTGGCGACGATTGGGGGAGTCTTTGCCACCAACAGCTCGGGTCCGCGCCGCATTCAGGGTGGGGCAGCGCGCGATTATCTTTTGGGGGTGCGGTTTGTCGATGGTAGCGGTCAAGTGATCAAGAACGGTGGCCGGGTGATGAAGAATGTCACTGGCTATGATTTGGTGAAACTGATGGCGGGGGCGCATGGCACTCTTGGTGTGTTGAGCGAGCTGTCGCTGAAAGTGTTGCCTAACCCAGAGGCTGTTGTGACCGTCAGTGTTGCAGTGGCTGACCTGACAGTGGCGGTGCGGGCGATGTCGGCGGCTTTGGGCTCTCCCTATGATGTGAGCGGTGCGGCCTATGACCCTGATACCGGACTTGTCCATGTGCGGCTGGAAGGCTTTGCCCGCTCGGTCACGTATCGCCAGGAGAAACTGGCCACGGAACTGGCTGGTTTTGGTACGGTTGCGACCGACCCGGGCTCTGAGGTGCTGTGGCAGGGGATCCGCGATGTTGCCGGGTTCCACGGCCGGGTGGGAGATGTTTGGCGGATCTCGGTCCGACCGTCGGATGCGCCCCTGCTGGCGCCGATGTTGGAGGCGGAGGCGCTGCAGTTTGACTGGGGTGGTGGGTTGATTTGGGCCCTCTGTGACGCGGGTGCCGACCTGCGGGCCAGAATGGCGCAGGCAGGGGTCGCAGGCCATGCAACCCTGGTGCGCGGCAGTGCCGAAACAATGACCCGGTTGGGCCGCTTCCAGCCGCAGGTTGCCCCGCTGGAAGCGATCGCAAAAGGTCTGCGGCAGAGGTTTGACCCCAAAGGCCTGCTTAATCCGGGGGTGATGGGATGA
- a CDS encoding NAD(P)H-binding protein: MKLLIIGATGMIGSRLVAEAESRGHSVVAASRKGSTVGNAQPLSLEVTDVEAVVAAAQTVDLVITAVSPRTSGNAMDDALGYGAALIEAAPQIGKRLMVVGGAGTLNLPDGTPVADVVPEPYQDEAKAMRAMYEMLAKSTADFTFMAPAGVIEPGERTGVFRLGQRAFLTDDEGNSQISAEDYAVAFMDEVEVPKHPRQVFTAAY, translated from the coding sequence ATGAAACTCCTGATCATTGGGGCCACGGGCATGATTGGTAGCCGCTTGGTTGCAGAAGCTGAATCGCGGGGCCACAGCGTAGTGGCCGCCTCTCGCAAGGGGAGCACAGTAGGCAATGCCCAGCCGCTGTCCCTGGAGGTGACCGATGTAGAGGCCGTGGTCGCTGCCGCCCAGACTGTGGATCTGGTGATCACAGCGGTGAGCCCGCGTACTAGCGGCAACGCGATGGACGATGCTCTGGGCTATGGCGCTGCGCTGATTGAGGCAGCCCCGCAGATTGGCAAGCGCCTGATGGTCGTTGGGGGCGCCGGGACCCTGAATCTGCCAGACGGCACACCGGTCGCCGATGTGGTGCCAGAGCCGTATCAAGATGAAGCCAAAGCGATGCGTGCCATGTATGAAATGCTGGCAAAGAGCACAGCAGATTTTACCTTTATGGCACCGGCCGGGGTGATTGAACCCGGCGAGCGCACTGGTGTGTTCCGGCTGGGGCAACGTGCGTTCCTGACGGATGATGAGGGCAATAGCCAGATCAGCGCAGAGGATTATGCCGTGGCATTCATGGATGAGGTCGAGGTGCCAAAACACCCGCGCCAGGTCTTTACTGCCGCCTACTGA
- a CDS encoding alpha/beta hydrolase, producing the protein MELDDAYANGAHIAGAEDFPPRWAASAEDFRNSLHERARLNLPYGDGARHCFDLFMPETAPKGVLIFVHGGYWLAFDKSSWSHLAVGALAQGWAVAMPSYDLCPEVRIADITQQVAKAVVRIAEEVPEVPISLAGHSAGGHLVARMLDPKVIPNAVGARLKVVVPISPLADLLPLLRTSMNDKFQMDNDAAKAESPVEMQERYQTEVTVWVGAEERPAFLDQAQWLADAWHADHVIAFGKHHFNVVDPLADPESDLVRLLTS; encoded by the coding sequence ATGGAACTGGATGATGCCTATGCAAATGGCGCGCACATTGCTGGAGCCGAGGATTTTCCGCCGCGCTGGGCGGCTTCGGCCGAGGATTTCCGCAATAGCCTGCACGAACGGGCGCGTCTGAATCTCCCCTATGGTGACGGCGCGCGGCATTGCTTTGATCTCTTCATGCCTGAAACGGCCCCAAAGGGGGTGCTGATTTTTGTGCATGGCGGCTATTGGCTGGCCTTTGACAAAAGCTCTTGGTCGCATCTGGCAGTGGGCGCATTGGCCCAGGGCTGGGCGGTGGCGATGCCCTCTTATGATCTGTGCCCAGAGGTGCGAATTGCGGATATCACACAGCAGGTGGCCAAGGCCGTGGTTCGCATTGCTGAAGAGGTGCCGGAGGTGCCGATCTCGCTTGCCGGCCATTCGGCTGGGGGGCATCTGGTAGCGCGAATGCTGGATCCAAAGGTGATCCCCAATGCGGTTGGCGCGCGTTTGAAGGTGGTTGTGCCGATTTCGCCACTGGCGGATCTGCTGCCGCTGCTGCGCACCTCGATGAATGACAAGTTCCAGATGGACAACGACGCGGCCAAGGCCGAAAGCCCGGTGGAAATGCAGGAACGCTACCAGACTGAGGTGACTGTTTGGGTTGGTGCAGAAGAGCGCCCCGCCTTCCTGGATCAGGCGCAGTGGCTGGCAGATGCCTGGCACGCGGATCACGTGATTGCCTTTGGCAAACACCATTTTAATGTCGTGGACCCCCTTGCAGATCCCGAGAGCGATCTGGTTCGCTTGCTCACAAGCTAG
- the glcF gene encoding glycolate oxidase subunit GlcF, translating to MQTNFTKEQLQDPGTQRANEILRACVHCGFCTATCPTYQVLGDELDSPRGRIYLIKDMLENNRVPDVKTVKHIDRCLSCLACMTTCPSGVHYMHLVDHARAYIDKNYQRPVMDRLLRAVLARILPYPGRFRLALLGAKMARPFKTLVPDARLRAMLEMAPKQIPPVSRNDDPQSFAAEAPQKKRVALMTGCAQKALNTDINDATIRLLTRLGCEVVVAEGAGCCGALTHHMGRETESHATAAKNIRAWSAEIDGKGLDAIVINTSGCGTTVKDYGHMFRNDPLAADAARVSERCLDISELLMQLDLPVGADKELTVAYHAACSLQHGQQIKSHPKTLLKRAGFKVVEPADSHLCCGSAGTYNLMQPEISGQLKARKVKTLEAKSPDLIAAGNIGCMMQIGSATEVPILHTVELLDWATGGPIPPAMAGGSQRANEVPILR from the coding sequence ATGCAGACAAATTTCACCAAAGAACAACTGCAGGACCCGGGGACGCAACGTGCCAATGAAATCCTGCGCGCCTGCGTGCACTGCGGCTTTTGTACCGCGACCTGTCCGACCTATCAGGTGCTGGGCGATGAGCTCGACAGCCCGCGCGGCCGGATCTATCTGATCAAGGACATGCTGGAGAACAACCGGGTGCCGGATGTCAAGACGGTCAAACATATCGACCGGTGTCTCAGCTGTCTGGCCTGTATGACCACCTGCCCGTCGGGGGTGCATTACATGCATCTGGTGGATCACGCCCGCGCCTATATCGACAAAAATTACCAACGCCCCGTGATGGACCGCCTGTTGCGGGCTGTTCTGGCGCGGATTCTGCCCTATCCGGGGCGGTTCCGTCTGGCCCTGTTGGGAGCGAAGATGGCGCGCCCGTTCAAAACCCTGGTGCCGGATGCGCGGCTCAGGGCGATGTTGGAGATGGCGCCAAAGCAAATCCCGCCGGTCAGTCGCAATGATGACCCGCAGAGCTTTGCGGCGGAGGCGCCACAGAAGAAACGGGTGGCGCTGATGACCGGCTGTGCGCAAAAGGCGCTGAACACCGATATCAATGATGCCACCATCCGGCTGCTGACCCGATTGGGTTGCGAGGTTGTGGTGGCGGAAGGCGCGGGCTGCTGTGGTGCGTTGACCCATCACATGGGGCGCGAGACCGAAAGCCACGCCACCGCTGCCAAGAATATCCGTGCCTGGAGCGCCGAGATTGATGGCAAAGGGCTGGATGCCATTGTCATCAACACTTCGGGTTGCGGCACCACGGTCAAGGACTACGGCCATATGTTCCGCAATGATCCCCTGGCTGCGGATGCGGCGCGTGTTTCTGAACGCTGTCTGGATATCTCTGAGCTGTTGATGCAGTTGGATCTCCCCGTCGGGGCTGACAAAGAGCTGACGGTTGCCTATCACGCGGCCTGTTCCTTGCAGCATGGTCAACAGATCAAAAGCCACCCCAAGACCCTGTTGAAACGCGCCGGGTTCAAGGTGGTGGAGCCCGCCGACAGCCATCTGTGCTGCGGCTCGGCAGGGACCTATAACCTGATGCAGCCGGAAATCTCGGGGCAGTTGAAGGCGCGCAAGGTCAAAACCCTAGAGGCCAAATCCCCGGATCTGATTGCTGCAGGCAATATCGGCTGCATGATGCAGATAGGATCCGCGACCGAAGTACCTATCCTGCATACGGTTGAGCTGCTGGACTGGGCTACGGGTGGGCCAATACCCCCTGCCATGGCAGGGGGATCTCAGCGTGCAAATGAGGTGCCGATCCTGCGCTGA
- a CDS encoding S1 family peptidase, with translation MAQAADSRLQRMETSDAGRGWEAVGRLDVDGEGFCTGALIAPDLVLTAAHCLYDARSGVRIQPKTIEFLAGWRNGRASAYRTVTRAVVHPDYIFDGEVSTDRVRRDIALLQLQRPIRNTTVIPFQTDNRPRKGADVGVVSYAHDRSEAPSIQELCSVMARQEGVLIMSCDVDFGSSGAPVFSFSGGKPRIVSVVSAKAEVDGKRVSLGADLAKELQILRAQLTSTRIGSRMPEGVGRVQVGGARSSGGAKFVRPGG, from the coding sequence ATGGCACAGGCGGCTGACAGCCGCCTGCAGCGCATGGAAACCTCTGATGCCGGGCGCGGCTGGGAGGCCGTGGGGCGGTTGGATGTCGATGGTGAAGGCTTTTGCACCGGGGCGCTGATCGCGCCGGATCTGGTGCTGACGGCAGCGCATTGTCTGTATGATGCCCGCAGCGGCGTCCGTATCCAGCCAAAAACAATTGAATTCCTGGCGGGCTGGCGCAATGGCCGTGCCTCGGCCTACCGGACTGTCACCCGGGCTGTGGTGCATCCCGACTATATCTTTGACGGAGAGGTCTCGACTGACCGGGTGCGCAGGGATATTGCCTTGTTGCAATTGCAACGGCCGATCCGCAATACCACCGTTATTCCGTTTCAGACCGACAACCGCCCGCGCAAAGGTGCGGATGTGGGGGTTGTGTCTTATGCCCATGACCGCTCAGAAGCGCCGTCAATCCAAGAACTGTGTTCGGTGATGGCGCGTCAGGAGGGGGTGCTGATTATGTCCTGTGACGTTGATTTTGGCTCGTCCGGGGCGCCGGTGTTTTCATTTTCCGGGGGCAAGCCACGCATCGTTTCGGTGGTTTCGGCCAAGGCCGAGGTTGACGGCAAGCGGGTGTCCCTGGGGGCGGATCTTGCCAAAGAGCTGCAGATCCTGCGGGCGCAGCTCACCAGTACGCGCATTGGCAGCCGCATGCCCGAAGGCGTGGGCAGGGTTCAGGTTGGCGGTGCCCGTTCGTCAGGTGGAGCCAAATTTGTGCGCCCGGGCGGCTAG